AAAAAAGGTAAAGAGAAACTACCATGAACGACGATACCAAGACACAGATTGACAAGTTAACCTAAATTACCCAAACCAACAGACAGGCGATAAGGAGACGGTGATGCGGCTTGAGATGATCCTTCCGAAGTATGTTGACTCCCTTCTTGAAGGCAACCGCAACGGGGCCCGCGAGATGGTGCGTAAGGCGATCTGCACCGGCGTGAAGGCTGAGCAGATATACAAGGAACTGCTGGTGCCGGCGATGACGCGGGTTCAGCAGCTTTACCGGGAGGACAAGATCACCACGCTGGTCGAGCACATGGCCTCGCGGATCAACCGCTTCATCACCGATCAGGTCCAGGCCCAGCTGATGCCGAGCGAGCCGAACGGCCGCACCGCCGTGGTCGTTTGTGCCGAGACACAGTGCGAGGAACTCGGCGGTCAGGTGTGTGCCGACGTGCTGGAGGCCAGCGGCTGGCAGACGCTCTTCCTGGGCGGCGGCGTTCCCGAGGATGAACTGGTGGGTCTGGTGGGCAAAATGCGGCCGGAACTGCTGGTGGTCTACGGCAGCAGCCCTTCGGGCGTGCCGCAGATCCGCGAGACGATCATCCGGATCCGCGACATCGGGGCCTCGCCGACCATGAACGTGATCGCAACCGGCGGGATCTTCGATCGGGTCGAGGGCCTCTGGAAGGAAATCCAGGCCGATTTGTACGCCTCGGACCCGGTCGCGGTGGCGGAAGTGGCTGAGGAGGCTCCGCAGCGGATGCATCTGCCGCGCGACCCAATGGCCCCGAAGCGTCGCCGCAAGCTGGTGGGCGCGGCCTCTGCTCTGAATTGAGCATCGTCAACCGATTTACCGTAGTGCCACATGCCGAAGCCAGGGAGGGCCTGAGTTGTAGTAAACTCGGCACGGATGCCGGGTGAGCACGGATGCCAGTGGCGAAACTTTCCCGGCCTGGCTGGACGGATCCAGCCAGGCCCGGGCCGTTTTGGTCAAGGGCGGCGATTGGCCGCATGTATTCCCCACCCACCGCGATCACACTGTCAGTCTCCTTTTCCATGACGGCAACCCCACTTTCGCCCATGCTGAACGCAGTTGAACCGGGGGGGCCGGATGGGTAGGATTGTGGCTCATGCGGCAGGTGACGGTGAAAGCATGACGGTGGTTCGACTGGCCCGGAACGGCTTGGTGGTATTGATGGGACCGGCGGGAAGCGGCAAGAGCTTCTTCGCCCGCCGGTTCTTTCGCCGGTCGCAGGCCGTCAGTTCGGATCGCTGCCGCGAGATGATTATCGACGATCCGCGGGTCCAGCGGGTCTCGGGTGACGCGTTCGAGTTGTTCTACACGATTGTCGAGATGCGGGCCAAGTACGGACGGCTGACCGTGGCGGACGCGACGCACCTGGCGGCTGAGTACCGAGCGCGCCACCTGAAGATCGCGGAACGGTACAGCCGGCCGGTGTACCTGATCGTGTTCGAGGCGCCGCTGGAGACGTGTCTCGAACGCAATCGCGGTCGCCGGCGGCGGGTTGAAGAGGAAGTTATCCGTACGCAGTACGCGAAATTCGAGAATCAACGGGACGTGATCGAGGCGGAGAAGAGCCGGTATACCGAGCGGTTCGTGATCCGGCCGGGCGAACTGGAACGAACCACGGTGGAGCGGTTCTGACAGGTAAGGGCAAACGATGGAATACGCAGGACGATACCCTATTTTCGATTCGCGGCGGATCAGCACGTATCCGGTCTCGCAGCGGCAGAACAAGGTGCAACTGGCGGATCTGTCGCGGCCGGACGCGGTGATGGCAGCGCACTATGACGTGTGCGAACAGGCGGAGAATATCGCAGCCCTGGCCGAGGCGATGGTGGCGGCGCGGCGTGCCGGTCGGGCGGTGATGTGGCTGACCGGGGCGCATCTGGTCAAGAACGGGATGGGGCCGCTGGTGGCGGACCTGGTGCGGCGCGGGCTGTTGACGCTGGCGGCGACCAACGGGGCGGGCGTGATCCACGACTTTGAGTTGGCTTTGTTCGGCGCGACCAGCGAATACGTGCCCAACGCCCTGCCGGAAGGCAAGTTCGGCATGGCGTACGAGCTTTCGTACATCAACGCTGCGCTGGCAGAGGCGGACGAGCGGAAGCTTGGCTACGGGGAAGGGGTCGGTCGGATGATCTGCGACGCGGAGTTTCGCCAGGCGGCGGCGAAGCGTCTTGGCCTCAATTCGCCCATTCGTTTTCAGCATCCGGAGGTCTCGATTCTGGCCGCCTGCTACGAGACGGGCACGCCGCTGACCGTGCACGTGGGGATCGGGACGGACGTGATCGACCAGCACGCGAACTTCGACGGCCGGGCCAAGGGCGGATGCTCGGGCCGCGACTTTCTGATTTTCACGCAACAGACGCCCGACCTGGGCGAGGGCGGCGTGTTTTTGAACGTCGGCTGCGCGGTGACCGGGCCGGAGGTGCTGCTCAAGGCGGTCTCGGTGGTCGGCAGCACGGGCCAGCCGCCGTACGGCCTGATCACCGCCGACCTCGATTTGAAGGACTACCGCCACGAGGCGATGACCGACGAATCCAGCGCCAACTACTACTATCGCCATCACAAGAGCGTGGTGACCCGGATTCCCGAGGCGTTCAGCGGCCGCGGGTTCTATATCCGCGGCGACCAGCGTCGGACCGTCCCGCGTCTCTACCAGGAAATCATTCGACGAGCCTGAGAAGGGGCAATGTATGCAGGAATCGCGTCTTCGGGAAATCCTCGGCCACATGAGCAACGTCAGGATCGGCGTCATCGGCGACTTCTGCATCGACGCCTACTGGCGGTTTGACGAGAACGAAGTGGAACTGTCGGTGGAGACGGGTAAGCCGACCCACGCCATCGCGAAGCAGTACTATTCGCTGGGCGGAGCGGGCAACGTGGCCAAGAACCTGGCGGATCTGGGAGTCGGGCAGGTCTGGGCGTTCTGCGTGACCGGCCCCGACGTCTTCGGCCAGGCGATGCTGAACCTGATGCGAACCAACGGCGTCCGGACGGACGACGCGGTGGTGCAGGAGAGGGACTGGGACACCAACGTCTACGCCAAACCGCACGTCGGGCCCGAGGAGCAGGAGCGGATCGACTTCGGGCGGTTCAACCGGATCGCGTCAGCCACCGTCGACCGGCTGCTGGCGAATTTGGAAAAGCGTCTGCCCGAATTGGACGGCCTGATCGTCAACCAGCAGCTCGCGCGCGGGCTGCACAGCGAGGCGATGATCGAGCGGCTTGGCGGGTTGCTCAAGCGATTCGGCGAGAAGGTGATCCTGCTGGACGCGAGGGACGTGCTTGGGCGATACGACGGGGTGATACTCAAGATCAATGCGGGCGAGGCGGCAAGGCTGTGCGGCCAGCCGATCGAGATACAGGACCGGCTGCCCATGGACACGCTGGTGGACTTCGCCCGGCAGATTCACAGCCGCACTAATCGCGAGGTGATCATCACGCAGTCCGAGCGCGGCATCGTCGCGTTCGACGGCAAGGAGGTCAGCCAGGTGCCCGGAATCCTGATTCTGGGCGAGATCGATCCGTGCGGAGCGGGCGATACGACGGCGGCGGCGGTGACCGGAGCTCTGGCGGCCGGAACGACGCTGCGTGAGGCGATCGAGTTGGGCAACATGGCCGCAGCGGTGGTCTGCCAGAAGCTGATGACCACCGGCACGGCGTCGCCCGAGGAGATCACAGCCCTGGTCCGCGACTGCGATCACGTCTACCGGGTGGAACTGGCTGAGGACGTGCGGCGTTCGCGGTACTGGGAAGACAGCGAGATCGAGGTGGCCAACCCGCAGGTGGAGTTGGGCCAGATACGACACGCGATCTTTGACCATGACGGCACCATCTCGACGCTGCGGCAGGGCTGGGAGCAGATCATGGAGCCGGTGATGGTCCGCTCGATCCTCGGGCCGCAGTACCTCGAGGCGCCGGAGGAGCTGTACCACCGCGTGCTCGAGCAGGTCCGCGACTACATCGACCAGTCGACCGGAATTGAGACGATCGTGCAGATGGAGACGCTGGTCGAGATGGTGCGGAAGTTCGGATTGGTGCCGGCCGACCAGGTGCTCGACGCGATGGGCTATAAGGCGATTTACAACCAGGCACTGCTGGACATGGTCAACGCGCGGCTGGCCAAGCTCGAACGGGGCGAGTTGGACCCGGGCGACTATACGATCAAGGGGGCGGTGTGCTTTTTGCGGGCGCTGGCGGGTCGAGGGGTCAAGCTGTACCTGGCCAGCGGCACCGATCACGACAACGTGGTCCACGAAGCGGGGACGCTGGGCTACGCGGATCTGTTTGAGGGCCGGATCTACGGCTGGGCCGGACAGGGAACCGGGTCGGCCAAAAAGATGGTGATCGAGCGGATCATCCGCGAGCACAACCTCAAGGGCGCACAACTCGCGTGCATCGGCGACGGGCCGGTGGAACTGCGGCTGTGCAAACGGGTGGACGGGGTGGCGGTGGGCGTGGCTTCGGACGAGGTCCGACGTTACGGGCTCAGCGCGGTCAAGCGGAATCGGCTTATCAAGGCGGGGGCCGATCTGCTGACCGGCGACTTCTCGCAGTACGCCCGGCTGGAGGCGCTGCTGTTCGAGCAGCATACGATTGGGGCCGATCGCCTGCGTCTGGCCGAGTGACCGGAAGGGCAAAAAAAAGAGCGATCCCGTTGGCCTGAGGTACCTGACCCAATCCTTTGGAACCGCAAGGCGCAACGGCCGTCAGGCCGCTGCCGTTTGCCCGGTACCTGCGCCAACCGGATCGCTCCCGGTTCGGACACCAACCAGCCGTGGCAACTTCCGATCAATGCCGGTCGGTGCTCACCCGCGCGGCCGAGACCGCGCTCCGCACTCGTGCCTCCCTGCACCAGGCAATCCATCCGTGTATTGTGGCTGTCAGTCCTCCTGATCAAAGAGCCGCTTCTGACCCGGTTGGTCCTTGCCGTGGCGTTCCATGACCTGCCGGGCCTCGTCGATGAACTCGCCGACGTCGCGAAATTCGCGGTAAACGCTGGCGAACCGGACGTAGGCGACCTCATCGAGCGTCCGCAAGCCTTCCGCCGCCCGCTGTCCGATGAAGCGGGAGGGAACCTCGCGGTCGAATTCGGAGAACAATTGCTCTTCCAGTTTGTCAACGAGCGATTCGAGCTGCTTTTCGCTCACCGGTCTCTTGTAGCACGCCTTCTGGAGGCCGACCAGGATCCGGCTTCGGTCATAGGGGACTCGTGAACCATCCTTCTTGACCACCACCAGGCGAACGGCGGCTTCGGCTTTTTCGTAGGTCGTGAACCGCTTGCCGCATTCCTGGCACTGACGGCGACGACGGATTACCGCCCCACCGTCCGTCTCGCGGGAGTCGATGACCCTCGCATTGTTGACCTTGCAGAACGGACATTGCATCGGCGATTCTGATCTGCAACGGACACCCGACCGGTCTGAGCATCACTACATGTGCTACTCTGGTAGGGATTAAACCACTAGATATTGAGTGCGTCAAGAAAAACATTAATCCTTTTCGCACAAAAAGTGAAAAAAGTTAAAAAAGGCAGATCGGGAAGCTAAGATGGATTTGCGAACGCAGGAAATCGGCACCGATCGATGCGGGAGAACAGCCATGACCTCTCGACAGCGCGTGATGGCGGCGTTGAATCATCGGGAACCCGATCGGGTGGCGGTCGATCTGGGAGCGATGCGATCGACGGGAATCCAGGCCGTCGCCTACAACCGCCTGAAGGCGTATCTTGGCCAGGCGGGCGGACAGACCCGCGTCTACGATCTGATCCAACAGTTGGCCGAGCCGGAGGCGTGGGCCCTGGAGCGGTTCGGGATCGACGCGATGGACGTCGGCTGGGATTGGCCGGGCGAGGTGTGGAAGGACTGGGCGCTGCCGGACGGTTCGATCGGCCAGGTGCCCGGGTGGTTCAACCTGGTCCGGCCGACGGGTCCGTGGCAGATCACGGCCGATGACGGCACGCTGATCGCCGAGATGCCGGAAGGCTGCTTCTACTTCACACAGAAGCACTGGCCGCTGGAGCGGAACGGGATAACCGATGAGAACCTGCGGCGGCTGCCGGAACTGATGCCCAAGGTCATGTGGGCGGTTCCTTCGCCGATCTGGAAAGAAGGGCTGAGCGACGCCAATCTCGACGCGATCGCCCGACGCGCCCGGCACTTGCACGAGACGACCGATCGGGCGTTGATGATCGGGTTTGGCGGCAACCTCTTTGAGTGGGGCACGTTTCTGCTGGGGCTGGCGCGGTTCCTCGAAGACCTGATGCTGGAGCGGGCGAAGGTCGAACGGCTGCTGGATCGGCTGGTGGAGATTCACCTGTCGAATCTCGATCGGCTCCTGCCGCGAATCGCCGGCACGGTGGACATCATCCAACTCGGCGACGACCTGGGCACCGAGTCCGGGCCGTTCTTCTCGCCGCAGATCTACCGCGAGGTGTTTCGGCCTCGCCACGCGACGATCATCAACCACATCAAGAAGCACAGCGGCCTGAAGGTCTTCCTGCACAGTTGCGGGTCGATCTACAAGCTGCTGCCGGATCTGATCGAGGCGGGTTTCGAGGTGGTCAACCCCGTGCAGACCTCAGCGGCGGACATGGACCCGGTGCGTCTGAAGCGCGAGTTCGGGCGCGAGATCGCCTTCTGGGGCGGCGGCTGCGATACGCAGCGTGTGTTGCCCAGAGGCACACCGCAGCAGGTCTACGACGACGTGAAGCGGCGGGTCGAGATTCTGGCTCCCGGCGGCGGCTTTGTCTTCACGCAGGTTCACAACATCCTGGCCGAGGTTCCGCCGGCCAACGTCGAGGCGATGTTCAAGGCCCTGGATGACCTGCGCGGCCGCTGAGCCGCTGCGATCTACGGTTTGCGGGTCACCCGCGGATACTTGGCCTTCGCCTCGGGCTCGACGATCTTCTCGAACTTGACCTTGAATTCGAGCCAGTCGCCGAAGTCGTAGACGTACTTGATCGTATCCGCCGGCTCGATGGCCAGTTCGGCTATCTTCAGGTTCGCTCCCGGTCCGCCGCCCAGCGGGTCGATGTGCCCGTAGCCGCGGCTCTTTCGCGTGAAGCCTTCGTAGAATTCGCTGAGGTGATCGGAAGCATCCAGCCGCATCGTCTCGCGGATCGCCAGGTCGAGCTCGGCCAATTCGTTGCCGCCCAAAACCTCGATACGGCACCAGCGTTTGCCCTGCCAGACCTTGAACACGAACACCTGGTTCATGCGGGAGCGGGCTTGCCGCTTGCTCAGCAGCGGAGGCGCCTCGGGCTCCAGCATATTGGCCAGGGTCTCGGCCATCTCACCGAGGGTAGCGTCAAGTTCGTCGGCGTCCGCTTCCTCCTCAGGAGACTCGCAGGCCTCCATCAACCAGTCGTCGTCCTCGTCCAGAACCGGCTCCTTCAGTTCGTGCAGGCCGGGCCAAAACTTCGGGACCACGCGTTCGACGGCTGCGGCCCGTATCGCCCCGTCCTCGACGTCCCGCATCAGTTCCGCCACGACAAACCATCCCGGTTTGAGCAGCCCGGCCAGCGTGGGCGGGACCCAGATCGGAAAGACGGCGCCGGCCTCCGCGCTGAGGCCTTCGAGAAAGACCGTCGGACCGTCCATCTTTCGGACCGTAAAGTAAGACTCCTCCACGACTTCCTCGAAGTCGTCCCCGTCCCCCTCGTGTTCATCCGCCTCCTCATCCTCGTAGAGAAGGTCGTCGTCGGCTTCCTCTTCCTCGAACTCCTCAGCCAGCAGGTCCTCGGCATCGATCACCGTGCCGTCCTCGCGGTGGACCCGCAGGTCGATCATCGCCTGATCATCCTCCTCGACCGGCTCGAGTTCCGCAGCCTCATCCCAAGCCGCGAGTTCCTCTTCCGCCGCCCGGCGGATCAGGTCGCGCTGCCTGTCCTCAAGGAAAGACTTCTTGAGCACCGTATCGAGGATGCCCAGATCCAGCAGGGAAGGCAGTTCGTAGCCGGCCAGAGACCAGAAACTCAGGAGGCACGCCGCATCGTAGGCCTGCTGGAACTCCGGCAGGATCCGGTCGATCGCGGCCAGGTACGCTTCCTGTTGGGACTCGGTCCAAAGCCCCCGGCCGCAAAGCCACGCGCCGAATTCGCGCAGCACGGGATCGACCCTCGCCGCCTGGGCAGGCAGCAGCACTTCGTTTCTCGGGAAGTGTCCGCCCAGCAGGTCATCGACCCTCTGGGCCAGGACCGACCACGGGTCGGGCGTCAGGCGGCCCTCAGCCCGCTCGGCCCACAGGAACCGGTAGACGCCGTGAACGATCGCCTCGGCGACCTCGCGTTCGGAGCGTTTGCCCTTGCGTTCCGTCAGAAACTCAGAGCAGATCGCTTTGATCTTGTCCATCAGCCACCTCCGCCGGTTGCCACATAGCCGCAGTTCATTGGAAATCCCTCACCCACCAAGTCATAATATGGCCTTGGCGGGCGGGCGTCAACCGCCGTTGTTTGGAGTGCAAGCAAGAGCTGTGGAGATGGAGAGTCAACCGCAAACAGGATCGACCGCGCCTCGACGCCGCTCCCGCGCAGCGGGCCTGGGCCGGCTGGCCCTGCTGACCGCCCTGGCGGTGGCGATGGCGGCGCCGTTCCTGTGGATGGTGATGACCTCGCTGAAGCCCCTTTCGGAGGTCGAGCGAGGGAGTTTCGCCCCGCAGAGCTGGCAGTGGGAAAACTACGCGGTCGTACTGGGATTGCAGCCGCCGCGGACCGGCGCGGGACGGGTCCTGGACCTGGCGTTCGGCAAATGGTACTTCAACAGCCTGCTGGTGGCCGGCTGGGTCACGTTTCTGCAACTGCTGACCAGTTCGATGGCCGGCTACGCCTTCAGCCGCCTGCGGTGGCGGGGACGAGACGCGGTATTCGCCCTCTATATCGCCACCATGATGATTCCTGGAGTGGTGCTGATCGTCCCCAACTACTTCCTGATGGTCAAGCTGCACCTGGTCAACACCTACCTGGGTCTGATCCTGCCCGCGTCGTTTGGAGCGTTCGGCACGTTCCTGATGCGTCAGTACATGCTGTCGCTGCCCCGGAGCCTGGATGAGGCGGCGGCGCTGGACGGGGCGTCGAAGTGGCACGTGTTCGTCGACGTGATCCTGCCCCAGTGCGGGCCCGCGCTGATCACGCTGGCCATTTTCATCTTTCTGGGCAACTATGCCTCGTTCTTCTGGCCACTGATTATGATTAAGGATTCGTGGCTCCAGACTCTCCCGATCGGCATGCTGTATTTCGAGGAGCTTTACGGACGGCAGACCAACCTTTTGATGGCCGCTTCGATGCTCAACGTCGTGCCCCCGATCGTGGTCTTTATTGCCTTGCAGAAGTTTTTGGTCCGTGGTATACAGTTGGGCGCTTTTAGAGGCTGATTGGCGAAGGCAGACCTTCCGAGACGAGGTCTGCCTTTCTGTTGTAATTGGAACTCGAGGTGGAAAAGATGCATGCATCAGAGTTGCTCAAGGAATTCGGCGATCCGTCGGTGGCCTATCGGGCCAAGCCGTTCTGGGCCTGGAACGCGGCCCTGACGGGCGATGAGCTTCGCCGGCAGATCCGGCTGTTCGCGCAGATGGGGATGGGCGGCTACTTCATGCACTCCCGGGTCGGGCTCAATACCGCCTATCTGAGCGACGAGTGGTTCGACCTGGTCAATCAGTGCATCGACGAGGCGGAGAAGACCGGGACGCAGGCGTGGCTCTACGACGAGGACCGCTGGCCGTCCGGGGCGGCGGGCAGCCTCGTCACCCGGGACGAGCGGTATCGAGCCCGGCGTCTGGCGGTTTCGCGCCATGCGCCCGAGGGTTTCGACTGGCCCGCCGATCCGTCGCGGAACTTCGTGTTCGGCGCGGTCTTCGAGGACGAACGGATCGGCTGGTATAAGAAGCTCGAGCAGAAGCCGGACATCACCATTCTGCCGCAGTACGCCGAGGTGCTCAAGTTCTCGATCGAGCTTCAGCCCAACAGTCCGTGGTACAACGGGTATGCCTATCTGGACACGATGAATCCCGAGGCCGTTGCGCGGTTCATGGAGGTAACGCACGAGGCCTATTTGCGACACTGCGGCGAAAAATTCGGCAAGAGTGTGCCCGGATTTTTCACCGACGAGCCGAACTGCGGCGAGCCATGGCGGAACGAAGGTGTGGTCCAGTGGACCGAGGCGCTGCCGCACCGGTTCCAGGAAATGTTCGGCTATGACCTGCTCCAACATCTTCCGGAGCTGTTTTTTGACACAACGGGCGCCGACGAGAGCCGCGCCCGCTATCATTACCATCGCTGCAGGACCCGCCTGTTCGTCGAGTCGTTCGCCAAGCCGATCGGCGAGTGGTGCAGCCGCAACAACCTGTTGTTCACCGGCCACGTCCTCTGCGAAGACCCGCTGAGTCACCAAGTCAGCGCCGTAGGGGCGGCCATGCAGTTCTACCCGTACATGCAGGCCCCCGGAATCGACATCCTGACCCAGTACCGGATCGAGTACCTCGCGGCCAAACAGGTGGCCTCGGTCGCCCGTCAGACCGGCCGCAAGTGGGTGCTCTCGGAGCTCTACGGATGCACCGGCTGGGAGACCACATTCGAGGCGTACAAGCACAGCGGGGACTGGCAGGCGGCTTTGGGCATCACGCTGCGCTGCCCGCACCTTTCGTGGTATTCGATGGCCGGCGAGGCCAAGCGCGACTACCCGGCGTCGATCCATTTCCAGTCGCCCTGGTGGAAACAATTCAAGACGGTCGAGGACTACTTCTCGCGGGTGAACGTGCTCCTGAGCGACGGCGAGGCGGTCTGCGATCTGGCGGTGATCCATCCCATCGAGAGCTACTACCTGTACATGAAGACCTTTGACAGCAAGGAGCCGCGCTTCATGCGGATGGATCAGGACTACCACCAGTTCGCCGCCGGGCTGCTGGGCGCGCACCTGGACTTCGATTTCGCCGACGAGCACCTGCTGACGGAACTGGCGGCCAGTGTCGAGCGCGATCAGGCCGGGCCGCACCTGCAAATCGGGCAGGGCAAATACCGCGCCGTGCTCGTTCCGCCGGTGGCCACGCTGCGGCGGACCACGCTCGATCTGCTGCGGCGGTTCAGCGACGCCGGCGGCAAGGTGGTCTTCGCCGGATCGGCCGCCGGATTCGTCGAGGGCGAGTCGAACGGGGACGTCAAGGCGTTCGCCGAGGGCAAGACCGTCGAGAACAACGCCGATGCGATCGCCGCCTCGCTGCAGGACAAGGTCCGCCGCGTGTCGATCCGCGACGCCGCCGGGCGCGAAGCCGCCGACGTGCTGCACCAGTTCCGCCGGATCGGCGACGACTGGGT
The Phycisphaerae bacterium genome window above contains:
- the nrdR gene encoding transcriptional repressor NrdR, which produces MQCPFCKVNNARVIDSRETDGGAVIRRRRQCQECGKRFTTYEKAEAAVRLVVVKKDGSRVPYDRSRILVGLQKACYKRPVSEKQLESLVDKLEEQLFSEFDREVPSRFIGQRAAEGLRTLDEVAYVRFASVYREFRDVGEFIDEARQVMERHGKDQPGQKRLFDQED
- a CDS encoding AAA family ATPase; translation: MTVVRLARNGLVVLMGPAGSGKSFFARRFFRRSQAVSSDRCREMIIDDPRVQRVSGDAFELFYTIVEMRAKYGRLTVADATHLAAEYRARHLKIAERYSRPVYLIVFEAPLETCLERNRGRRRRVEEEVIRTQYAKFENQRDVIEAEKSRYTERFVIRPGELERTTVERF
- a CDS encoding HAD family hydrolase; this translates as MQESRLREILGHMSNVRIGVIGDFCIDAYWRFDENEVELSVETGKPTHAIAKQYYSLGGAGNVAKNLADLGVGQVWAFCVTGPDVFGQAMLNLMRTNGVRTDDAVVQERDWDTNVYAKPHVGPEEQERIDFGRFNRIASATVDRLLANLEKRLPELDGLIVNQQLARGLHSEAMIERLGGLLKRFGEKVILLDARDVLGRYDGVILKINAGEAARLCGQPIEIQDRLPMDTLVDFARQIHSRTNREVIITQSERGIVAFDGKEVSQVPGILILGEIDPCGAGDTTAAAVTGALAAGTTLREAIELGNMAAAVVCQKLMTTGTASPEEITALVRDCDHVYRVELAEDVRRSRYWEDSEIEVANPQVELGQIRHAIFDHDGTISTLRQGWEQIMEPVMVRSILGPQYLEAPEELYHRVLEQVRDYIDQSTGIETIVQMETLVEMVRKFGLVPADQVLDAMGYKAIYNQALLDMVNARLAKLERGELDPGDYTIKGAVCFLRALAGRGVKLYLASGTDHDNVVHEAGTLGYADLFEGRIYGWAGQGTGSAKKMVIERIIREHNLKGAQLACIGDGPVELRLCKRVDGVAVGVASDEVRRYGLSAVKRNRLIKAGADLLTGDFSQYARLEALLFEQHTIGADRLRLAE
- a CDS encoding methyltransferase — translated: MTSRQRVMAALNHREPDRVAVDLGAMRSTGIQAVAYNRLKAYLGQAGGQTRVYDLIQQLAEPEAWALERFGIDAMDVGWDWPGEVWKDWALPDGSIGQVPGWFNLVRPTGPWQITADDGTLIAEMPEGCFYFTQKHWPLERNGITDENLRRLPELMPKVMWAVPSPIWKEGLSDANLDAIARRARHLHETTDRALMIGFGGNLFEWGTFLLGLARFLEDLMLERAKVERLLDRLVEIHLSNLDRLLPRIAGTVDIIQLGDDLGTESGPFFSPQIYREVFRPRHATIINHIKKHSGLKVFLHSCGSIYKLLPDLIEAGFEVVNPVQTSAADMDPVRLKREFGREIAFWGGGCDTQRVLPRGTPQQVYDDVKRRVEILAPGGGFVFTQVHNILAEVPPANVEAMFKALDDLRGR
- a CDS encoding carbohydrate ABC transporter permease, producing the protein MESQPQTGSTAPRRRSRAAGLGRLALLTALAVAMAAPFLWMVMTSLKPLSEVERGSFAPQSWQWENYAVVLGLQPPRTGAGRVLDLAFGKWYFNSLLVAGWVTFLQLLTSSMAGYAFSRLRWRGRDAVFALYIATMMIPGVVLIVPNYFLMVKLHLVNTYLGLILPASFGAFGTFLMRQYMLSLPRSLDEAAALDGASKWHVFVDVILPQCGPALITLAIFIFLGNYASFFWPLIMIKDSWLQTLPIGMLYFEELYGRQTNLLMAASMLNVVPPIVVFIALQKFLVRGIQLGAFRG
- a CDS encoding plasmid pRiA4b ORF-3 family protein, with amino-acid sequence MDKIKAICSEFLTERKGKRSEREVAEAIVHGVYRFLWAERAEGRLTPDPWSVLAQRVDDLLGGHFPRNEVLLPAQAARVDPVLREFGAWLCGRGLWTESQQEAYLAAIDRILPEFQQAYDAACLLSFWSLAGYELPSLLDLGILDTVLKKSFLEDRQRDLIRRAAEEELAAWDEAAELEPVEEDDQAMIDLRVHREDGTVIDAEDLLAEEFEEEEADDDLLYEDEEADEHEGDGDDFEEVVEESYFTVRKMDGPTVFLEGLSAEAGAVFPIWVPPTLAGLLKPGWFVVAELMRDVEDGAIRAAAVERVVPKFWPGLHELKEPVLDEDDDWLMEACESPEEEADADELDATLGEMAETLANMLEPEAPPLLSKRQARSRMNQVFVFKVWQGKRWCRIEVLGGNELAELDLAIRETMRLDASDHLSEFYEGFTRKSRGYGHIDPLGGGPGANLKIAELAIEPADTIKYVYDFGDWLEFKVKFEKIVEPEAKAKYPRVTRKP